A window of Ignavibacteriales bacterium contains these coding sequences:
- a CDS encoding ATP-binding protein, translating to MKKLLTELIKKHFIAIIENWTAQLIQTNSKLTETQIHTFVENSLNTILDVMETGDYSSADQYLIDIYTLFSNSNLNLLEVSQLFSCGRFAVLNCIEKDKAENTDPVILLGFFDELIEKIYARYGMLHQETKMKELEGDRDRLASKLELSNLYLTNILYTSDQAIMMVDDNEIFISWNKGAEKIFGFSDAEVIGKPSSLLLPVGNKYVDELYRIQNDVKRNGQSLILETERKTKSGDIISVRLSVSRLPNKKNEYAGRSVIIKDHTEFKRLQAQIDQSEKLAVIGQIAAGVAHEIGNPLTSISSLVQILQRKSQDSFMNEQLVNIKENIDRITKIVRELVDFSRPPSYETSDQDVTDVIKTALGIVKYDKRVRKVNFETDLKKNLPNINIAADQLLQVFVNILINALDAINGNGIIAVKSNFDLKNIYIELSDDGCGMDEATLEKIFDPFFTTKEVGKGTGLGLSVSYGIIKKFNGEIKVKSKLNEGSTFTIVLPIHNN from the coding sequence ATGAAAAAATTATTAACCGAACTCATAAAAAAACATTTTATTGCCATAATTGAAAATTGGACGGCGCAGCTTATTCAAACCAACAGTAAGCTTACCGAAACACAAATTCACACTTTTGTTGAAAATAGTCTTAATACGATTTTAGATGTAATGGAAACCGGTGATTACAGTTCGGCAGATCAGTACTTGATTGATATCTATACGCTATTCTCAAATTCCAATTTAAATCTTTTAGAAGTTAGTCAGCTCTTTAGCTGCGGAAGATTTGCCGTGCTTAATTGCATTGAAAAAGATAAAGCAGAAAACACCGATCCGGTAATTTTACTCGGCTTCTTTGATGAGTTGATTGAAAAGATCTATGCACGTTACGGTATGCTACATCAAGAGACAAAAATGAAAGAGTTGGAAGGCGACCGTGACCGTCTTGCATCCAAACTTGAACTAAGTAATCTATATTTAACTAATATATTATACACTTCGGACCAGGCTATAATGATGGTTGATGATAATGAGATTTTTATTTCATGGAACAAAGGTGCTGAAAAAATATTTGGATTTTCAGATGCTGAAGTTATTGGAAAACCCTCTTCATTACTTTTACCTGTAGGAAATAAATATGTAGATGAACTCTATAGAATTCAAAATGATGTTAAAAGAAACGGACAATCTTTAATTCTTGAGACTGAAAGAAAAACCAAAAGCGGTGATATTATAAGTGTGCGATTAAGTGTATCAAGATTGCCAAATAAAAAAAATGAGTATGCCGGACGTTCTGTTATTATTAAAGATCATACTGAGTTCAAGCGTCTTCAAGCACAAATAGATCAATCGGAAAAATTAGCGGTTATAGGACAGATTGCCGCCGGTGTTGCTCACGAGATTGGAAATCCGTTAACTTCAATTTCTTCTCTTGTACAAATACTTCAGAGGAAAAGCCAAGATTCATTTATGAATGAACAGCTTGTTAATATAAAAGAAAACATTGACCGCATTACAAAAATTGTGCGAGAGCTTGTTGATTTCTCCCGCCCACCCAGTTATGAAACATCGGATCAAGATGTTACCGATGTTATTAAAACTGCTTTGGGAATTGTAAAATATGACAAGCGGGTTCGTAAAGTTAATTTTGAAACAGATTTGAAAAAAAATCTTCCAAATATAAATATTGCAGCCGACCAGCTTCTCCAAGTGTTTGTAAACATTCTGATAAATGCACTTGATGCAATTAACGGTAACGGAATTATTGCGGTAAAATCGAATTTTGACTTAAAGAATATTTATATTGAATTAAGCGATGACGGATGCGGTATGGACGAAGCAACATTAGAAAAAATATTTGATCCGTTCTTCACAACAAAAGAAGTTGGTAAAGGCACCGGGCTGGGTCTTTCCGTTAGTTACGGAATTATAAAAAAATTTAATGGCGAAATAAAAGTTAAAAGTAAATTAAACGAAGGAAGTACATTTACTATAGTTCTTCCCATTCATAACAACTGA
- a CDS encoding sigma-54 dependent transcriptional regulator translates to MPAKILIVDDEKPIRDSLKLVLDDEGYSTTVASDGEDALQRLQEDVYDVVITDIKMPRMDGMQLLESASKISPETFFIIMTAYASVKTAIDSLRQGAYDYLIKPVEFDDVIIRVKRLIEFKKLAAENKSLRQRISLDTGFTNLIGRSEPMKKVFELIKRVAPTNSNVLIFGKSGTGKELVAKAIHHNSSRKEKIFLPINCGAISENLIESELFGHKKGAFTGATDDKLGLFKVADGGTLFLDEIGELPLNLQVKLLRAIEDKEFIPVGGIKSVSTDVRIIAATNQDLFEKTKAGEFREDLFYRLNVVEIKLPTLNDRKEDIPLLVNHFIEKYCNEMGKKILGVDNETMKVLLYHDWRGGVRELENVIERAIIFAGKEYLTVNDLAEHIKGNTQLGYPDSLKDALRDFEHEHILKTIRKFDYNKDEAAKALEIGLSSLYRKMDELNIPTKSSKEEE, encoded by the coding sequence ATGCCGGCAAAAATTTTAATTGTTGATGACGAGAAACCAATACGCGATTCACTCAAATTAGTTTTAGATGATGAAGGATATTCTACAACAGTTGCAAGCGACGGCGAAGACGCACTTCAAAGACTTCAAGAAGATGTTTACGATGTTGTAATAACGGACATTAAAATGCCCCGAATGGACGGAATGCAGCTTTTAGAATCCGCTTCCAAAATATCACCCGAAACTTTTTTTATAATAATGACTGCTTATGCCTCGGTTAAAACTGCGATTGATTCCCTACGCCAAGGTGCGTATGATTATTTAATCAAACCGGTCGAGTTTGATGATGTGATTATACGTGTAAAACGGCTGATTGAGTTTAAGAAACTTGCTGCAGAAAATAAATCTTTACGTCAAAGAATATCACTCGATACCGGGTTTACTAATTTAATCGGTAGAAGTGAGCCGATGAAAAAAGTTTTTGAATTAATTAAACGCGTAGCGCCGACAAATTCTAATGTATTGATCTTTGGCAAAAGCGGTACCGGTAAAGAACTTGTTGCAAAGGCAATTCATCATAATAGTAGCAGAAAAGAAAAAATATTTCTTCCAATAAACTGTGGAGCCATTTCTGAAAACTTAATAGAGAGTGAACTCTTCGGGCATAAAAAAGGCGCGTTCACTGGAGCAACAGATGATAAACTTGGACTTTTTAAAGTTGCCGATGGCGGAACACTGTTCTTAGATGAGATTGGCGAACTTCCTCTTAATCTGCAAGTAAAACTTTTACGAGCTATTGAAGACAAAGAATTTATTCCTGTTGGAGGAATCAAATCCGTTAGTACGGATGTTAGAATTATTGCTGCAACAAACCAAGATCTCTTTGAAAAAACAAAAGCCGGAGAGTTTAGAGAAGATCTTTTTTACCGATTGAATGTAGTTGAAATAAAACTCCCGACTCTCAACGACCGTAAAGAAGATATCCCGCTTCTTGTCAATCATTTTATTGAAAAATATTGTAATGAAATGGGTAAAAAAATTCTTGGTGTTGATAATGAAACAATGAAAGTGCTTTTGTATCATGACTGGCGCGGCGGTGTTCGTGAATTAGAAAATGTAATTGAACGGGCAATTATTTTTGCCGGGAAAGAATATCTAACAGTTAACGACCTAGCAGAACACATTAAAGGAAATACTCAGCTTGGATATCCGGATTCCTTAAAAGATGCACTAAGAGATTTTGAACACGAGCATATTCTTAAAACAATTAGAAAGTTCGACTACAATAAAGATGAAGCTGCTAAAGCTTTAGAGATCGGTCTTTCATCACTGTACAGAAAGATGGATGAGTTGAATATTCCAACCAAATCATCTAAAGAAGAAGAATAA
- a CDS encoding response regulator, whose product MEPNKIDFKTLENFNRGLNGIFFTVKYFNGSNENFVSDSVQLVTGYSPSEIKKLPESHYSLITSDDKPRITKELVEFYDNDKLNTLDLIYKIKHKDGREIWLKELINVERATKSSTILAVKSVVQNITDIRINENELQKSHDALKELNTTKDKFISIISHDLRAPFTTLLGFSEILLNEQDLTEDEKNEYLRYIYDASKSQLELINCLLDWSRLQTGRIKIDPVRLNVKTMVSNAITPLTGDAVRKNIDVKIDIPTDLNINADERLISQAVYNLTSNAIKFTPEGKEVLVSSSRFKEGMIEIVIRDEGLGIAEENQTKLFKIDQKFSLVGTTGERGSGLGLTLVKEIIDKHGGQIWFYTQIGEGSEFHFTVAESKNIILLVEDDKEVRTLYKNIIEQALPNFEVKFADNGYQAIGLYHDIIPTIIITDHDMQLMNGIQLVEAIQKKESNRTVPVIVISTKLNDDISKKYNKLGVDRIITKPVDNDKFIQMIRECLY is encoded by the coding sequence ATGGAACCGAACAAGATTGATTTCAAAACCCTAGAGAACTTTAACAGAGGCCTTAACGGTATCTTCTTCACTGTCAAGTATTTCAACGGTTCTAATGAAAACTTTGTTTCCGATTCTGTACAACTTGTTACAGGATATTCCCCTTCAGAAATAAAAAAATTACCGGAAAGTCATTATTCATTAATTACCTCTGACGATAAGCCAAGAATAACTAAAGAGCTAGTGGAATTTTATGATAATGATAAACTCAACACACTTGATCTTATCTATAAAATCAAACATAAAGATGGTAGAGAAATTTGGTTAAAGGAATTAATCAATGTAGAGAGAGCAACAAAAAGTTCTACAATACTTGCAGTTAAAAGTGTTGTTCAAAATATCACTGACATAAGAATCAATGAGAACGAACTCCAGAAATCACACGATGCACTAAAAGAACTTAATACAACTAAAGATAAATTCATTTCCATTATTTCTCACGATTTGCGCGCTCCGTTTACTACTCTGCTGGGATTTTCAGAAATTCTTCTTAACGAACAAGATCTAACTGAAGACGAAAAGAATGAATATCTGCGTTATATTTATGATGCATCGAAAAGTCAACTTGAATTAATCAACTGTTTACTTGATTGGTCGCGTTTGCAAACCGGAAGAATTAAAATTGATCCCGTTCGCTTAAATGTTAAAACTATGGTCTCCAATGCGATCACTCCTTTAACAGGCGATGCTGTTCGAAAAAATATTGATGTAAAAATTGATATTCCTACCGACTTAAATATTAATGCTGATGAGCGTCTTATAAGCCAGGCTGTTTATAATTTAACAAGCAACGCAATCAAGTTTACACCCGAAGGTAAAGAAGTGTTGGTTTCTTCAAGCCGCTTTAAGGAAGGAATGATTGAAATAGTTATACGGGATGAAGGTTTAGGAATTGCCGAAGAGAATCAAACAAAACTTTTTAAGATAGATCAAAAATTTTCTCTTGTTGGTACTACGGGCGAAAGAGGAAGCGGACTTGGTTTAACTCTTGTAAAAGAAATTATTGATAAACATGGCGGACAGATTTGGTTTTACACACAAATAGGTGAAGGAAGTGAATTCCATTTCACCGTAGCCGAATCTAAAAATATTATTCTTTTAGTTGAGGACGACAAAGAAGTACGTACACTTTATAAAAATATTATTGAGCAAGCGTTACCAAATTTTGAAGTTAAATTTGCCGATAACGGTTATCAAGCAATCGGATTATACCATGATATTATTCCTACAATTATTATTACCGATCACGATATGCAGTTAATGAACGGAATACAATTAGTGGAAGCTATTCAGAAAAAAGAATCTAATAGAACAGTCCCGGTTATTGTTATATCGACAAAACTAAATGATGATATATCAAAAAAATATAATAAGCTGGGTGTTGATAGAATTATTACAAAGCCTGTAGATAATGATAAGTTCATCCAAATGATAAGAGAATGTTTATACTAA
- a CDS encoding HD domain-containing protein, producing MLDQKELNDLSIGDEFTMFLIVTKCEVKTSINGKQFLNLELRDKSSALPSKVWDNAEEYSKKLKEGTVVKVTGQIEDFKGALQIRIGKISPAKESDNVKPEDFLPKSQRSLSEMFNELDQVIASIKNPFLNQLIKVILKDGKLEKYSKVPAGKGWHHAYIHGLLEHTLEIIRICELMCTVHPELKRDLLITGALLHDFGKTEELTYDSVFDYSDKGKLIGHIMIGALEVEKAAALIQNFPEDLKDQLIHLILSHQGKLEFASPVEPRTLEAIVLYQADELSAKTNAYKKAIEADRNKGGRWTRFLPLANTALYIPNENDYS from the coding sequence ATGCTTGATCAAAAAGAACTTAATGATTTATCCATCGGTGATGAATTTACAATGTTTCTTATTGTCACCAAATGTGAAGTCAAAACTTCCATCAATGGAAAACAATTCCTTAATCTTGAATTGCGCGATAAGTCTTCGGCACTCCCATCAAAAGTTTGGGATAATGCAGAGGAGTATTCAAAAAAACTAAAAGAAGGAACTGTAGTTAAAGTCACGGGACAAATAGAAGATTTTAAAGGTGCTTTACAGATTAGGATCGGAAAAATTAGTCCGGCAAAAGAAAGCGATAATGTTAAGCCCGAAGATTTTCTTCCGAAATCTCAAAGATCACTTTCTGAAATGTTTAATGAATTAGATCAAGTTATAGCATCAATTAAGAATCCGTTTCTCAATCAGTTGATAAAAGTAATATTAAAAGATGGCAAGCTTGAAAAATATTCAAAAGTTCCTGCCGGAAAAGGATGGCATCATGCTTATATTCACGGATTATTAGAACACACTTTAGAAATAATTAGAATCTGCGAATTGATGTGTACTGTTCATCCGGAATTAAAAAGAGATCTCTTAATTACAGGTGCACTTCTGCATGACTTTGGTAAAACAGAAGAACTTACATACGATTCTGTTTTTGATTATTCAGACAAAGGAAAATTGATCGGACATATTATGATTGGTGCTTTAGAAGTTGAAAAAGCTGCTGCATTAATTCAAAATTTTCCTGAAGATTTGAAAGATCAATTAATACATTTGATTCTTAGTCATCAGGGTAAATTGGAATTTGCTTCTCCGGTTGAACCGCGCACTCTTGAAGCAATTGTACTTTACCAGGCAGATGAATTAAGTGCTAAAACAAATGCATATAAGAAAGCAATCGAAGCAGATAGAAACAAAGGCGGAAGATGGACTAGATTCCTTCCACTCGCCAATACTGCTTTATACATACCGAATGAAAATGATTATTCATAA
- a CDS encoding NAD-dependent deacylase, protein MHFKKEFLDKLKDAKKIVFFTGAGISAESGISTFRGKDGIWNKMKPEELANFDAFIRNPDLVWEWYQHRRNIVNNALPNAGHTAIAELEKFYEVSVVTQNIDNLHRRAGSTKIFELHGNIERNFCIECHTFYNSPDLETTNTVPKCKKCGGLVRPDVVWFGEMLPQDEFSGGEKAAEWSDICFVVGTSAVVYPAAHIPISAKRAGSYLVEINIEPTELSRFADYSLFGKAGEILPKVVEEIKKIKN, encoded by the coding sequence ATGCATTTCAAAAAAGAATTTCTAGATAAACTCAAAGACGCAAAAAAAATTGTGTTCTTCACAGGTGCGGGAATCTCTGCAGAGAGCGGCATCTCAACATTCCGCGGTAAAGATGGAATCTGGAACAAGATGAAACCGGAAGAACTTGCTAACTTTGATGCATTCATTCGCAATCCCGATCTGGTTTGGGAATGGTATCAACATAGAAGAAATATCGTTAACAATGCTCTGCCGAATGCAGGACATACTGCAATTGCAGAATTAGAAAAATTTTATGAAGTATCAGTCGTTACACAAAACATAGATAATCTGCATAGACGTGCCGGTTCAACAAAAATATTTGAACTGCACGGAAACATTGAAAGAAATTTCTGTATTGAGTGCCACACTTTTTATAATTCTCCGGATCTTGAAACAACTAACACCGTACCAAAATGTAAAAAGTGCGGCGGACTTGTTCGTCCCGATGTAGTTTGGTTTGGCGAGATGTTACCTCAAGATGAATTTAGCGGAGGAGAAAAAGCTGCCGAGTGGAGCGATATTTGTTTTGTTGTTGGAACCAGCGCAGTTGTTTATCCCGCAGCACACATTCCAATTAGCGCAAAGAGAGCCGGCTCTTATTTGGTTGAAATTAATATCGAACCAACTGAATTATCTCGATTTGCAGATTATTCTTTGTTTGGAAAAGCAGGAGAGATATTGCCAAAGGTTGTGGAAGAGATTAAAAAAATCAAAAACTAA
- the queD gene encoding 6-carboxytetrahydropterin synthase QueD, whose product MKIAKEFTWEMGHRLPFHTGKCKNLHGHSYKCMVELTGDPDKNGMVMDYYDLKKVVEPILDELDHAFMVCKKDIEMIEALEKLNSRKVVVDFETTAENICVYLLNKIKSAKLPQNIHSIKVRVLETENSYAEEETKI is encoded by the coding sequence ATGAAAATTGCTAAAGAGTTTACATGGGAGATGGGGCATCGTCTTCCTTTTCATACCGGTAAGTGTAAAAATCTTCACGGGCATTCCTACAAATGTATGGTTGAATTAACAGGCGATCCGGATAAAAACGGAATGGTAATGGATTATTACGATTTGAAAAAAGTAGTTGAACCGATTCTCGATGAGTTAGATCATGCTTTTATGGTTTGCAAGAAAGATATCGAAATGATTGAAGCCCTTGAGAAACTAAACTCACGTAAAGTTGTTGTTGATTTCGAAACAACTGCAGAAAATATTTGTGTTTATCTGCTTAATAAAATTAAATCAGCAAAACTTCCACAAAACATTCATTCGATTAAAGTACGTGTGCTTGAAACAGAAAATTCTTATGCTGAAGAAGAAACAAAAATTTAG
- a CDS encoding radical SAM protein, translated as MLKINEIYYSIQGESSKAGLPCVFVRLTYCNLRCSYCDTEYAFYDGNEMTIDAIIDQVKKYNYKLVEITGGEPLFQDECFELMKQLCDERFDVMLETGGSLPIQNVDKRVMIILDLKCPSSKMMKKNLYENLDYIKQSDEIKFVIGTLEDYEWAKEIIGKYNLVKKCSILFSVVFGLFEPVKLVEWILKDNLEVRFQLQAHKFIWEPSKKGV; from the coding sequence ATGCTCAAGATCAACGAAATATATTATTCTATCCAAGGGGAAAGTTCTAAAGCCGGACTGCCGTGCGTCTTTGTTAGATTAACCTACTGTAATCTTCGATGCTCTTACTGCGATACCGAATATGCATTCTACGATGGGAATGAAATGACTATTGATGCAATTATTGATCAAGTAAAAAAATATAATTACAAATTAGTCGAGATTACAGGCGGCGAACCCTTATTCCAAGATGAATGTTTTGAGTTGATGAAACAGCTTTGTGATGAAAGATTTGATGTTATGCTTGAAACCGGTGGAAGCTTACCGATTCAAAATGTAGATAAACGCGTAATGATAATTTTAGATTTGAAATGTCCATCAAGTAAAATGATGAAAAAAAATCTGTACGAAAATTTGGATTATATAAAACAATCCGATGAAATAAAATTTGTAATTGGTACGCTTGAAGATTATGAATGGGCAAAAGAAATCATTGGCAAATATAATTTGGTTAAAAAATGTTCAATTTTATTTTCTGTAGTTTTCGGCTTGTTTGAACCGGTAAAACTTGTAGAATGGATTTTAAAAGATAATTTAGAAGTACGATTTCAATTACAAGCGCATAAATTTATTTGGGAACCAAGCAAAAAGGGTGTTTAA
- the rpsT gene encoding 30S ribosomal protein S20, producing MAHHKSAKKRVRSTKKRAERNKAALTKIKTLVKKVFDLKDTAKAQESLKEAVAFLDKTASKGRMHKNTVARKKSALTKHVNKLSAAK from the coding sequence ATGGCGCATCACAAATCAGCTAAAAAAAGAGTTAGATCAACTAAAAAACGAGCAGAGAGAAACAAAGCAGCTTTAACAAAAATTAAAACGCTTGTTAAAAAAGTATTCGACTTAAAAGACACGGCAAAAGCACAGGAATCTTTGAAAGAAGCAGTTGCATTTCTAGATAAAACAGCTTCAAAAGGCAGAATGCATAAAAATACAGTTGCCAGAAAAAAATCTGCTCTTACAAAACACGTCAATAAATTATCTGCAGCTAAATAA
- a CDS encoding type II toxin-antitoxin system RelE/ParE family toxin, protein MYSLELKERVIKDFNKIPQNDKIKIWDKLQKLKNEPRMKSTRKLTGRDDEYRIRFGNYRVIYQIDDLLQKVLIIQVGHRKEIYK, encoded by the coding sequence ATGTATTCACTCGAATTAAAAGAGAGAGTAATAAAAGATTTTAACAAGATACCACAAAATGATAAAATTAAAATTTGGGATAAGCTGCAGAAACTTAAAAACGAACCGCGAATGAAAAGCACAAGAAAATTAACCGGAAGAGATGATGAATATAGAATTAGATTCGGCAACTACAGGGTTATTTACCAGATTGACGATCTATTACAGAAAGTTTTAATCATTCAAGTTGGACATAGAAAAGAAATTTATAAATAA
- a CDS encoding fibrobacter succinogenes major paralogous domain-containing protein: MKTFIRFSVLLFIFISGCKKDDSNITNPPNQQGTVTDIDGNIYHTVTIGTQVWMVENLKVTKYRNGDTIPYLTDGHQWINIQSGAYCNYDNSAGNSATYGHLYNYSAVTDSRNIAPSGWHIPPKTEFLTLKTAVTVNSDGKALIAIGTTIPAAFLRCLRAPTAIPTAILLNSTV, encoded by the coding sequence ATGAAAACATTTATTCGTTTTTCAGTATTGTTATTTATTTTCATTAGCGGTTGTAAAAAAGATGATAGCAATATCACCAACCCGCCAAATCAGCAAGGCACAGTAACCGACATTGACGGCAACATTTACCATACCGTAACAATTGGCACGCAAGTGTGGATGGTAGAAAACTTAAAAGTTACCAAATACCGCAATGGTGACACAATACCCTATTTAACCGACGGCCATCAATGGATTAATATTCAGAGTGGAGCTTATTGTAATTATGATAATAGTGCAGGAAATAGTGCTACTTATGGTCATCTATATAATTATTCTGCTGTAACTGACAGTAGAAATATTGCTCCATCGGGTTGGCATATACCACCAAAAACAGAGTTTCTAACATTAAAAACAGCGGTTACGGTTAATAGTGATGGCAAAGCATTAATAGCAATAGGGACCACAATACCAGCGGCTTTTCTGCGTTGCTTGCGGGCTCCAACGGCTATTCCAACGGCTATTCTACTCAATTCTACGGTTTAG
- a CDS encoding NTP transferase domain-containing protein: protein MESHNLSSVLNTVESYSSQFEYKNKETVIILAAGHGKRIKSQTSKMLHKIWKVPTVERVYNACNKGLIDSNIIIVVGIKAEDVIKTIGKKSTVSFAYQEVQNGTGHAVQIALDNIKDKNYKGTVYIFPGDMGLIDSKTVKFFKEEFEKSNADMMVLTGIFEGAVEDNYYGRILHVKDKDAKSIKLKNKNKVIKILEYKDILSLDKKKPYTTIYSKKNYKFTQKELLENREFNSGVYAFKFKPLNDLISKIQSNNVQNEIYLTDLIGLFNNNGYSVEAISLPTGRQGPQEQYVLMGFNNKSVLKEMDAIARKLTYEKLKDIITIEDQDDFFIEENVVDEILKMDKDGIPLDIQIGKGVYIGRDVKLNYALKLSKNVFLEGKIKLGKNIVVKDNVQISCFYGQTISIDDNVEIYSGNIIKGNVHIGKNSKIKSGVRISGSDNFPTHIGSNVTVKGLSYIFGSYVSDNIMIEHSVISKKKLIKPEGIKADIYHVKYILPEAEGLDAIQDL from the coding sequence TTGGAATCACATAATCTTTCATCTGTTCTTAATACTGTTGAATCATACTCTTCACAATTTGAATATAAAAATAAAGAGACCGTAATAATTTTAGCAGCCGGACACGGGAAACGAATAAAATCGCAAACCTCAAAAATGCTTCATAAAATATGGAAAGTACCAACTGTAGAACGTGTTTATAATGCATGTAATAAAGGATTGATCGATTCAAACATTATTATTGTTGTCGGTATTAAAGCTGAAGATGTAATTAAAACGATCGGGAAGAAAAGTACAGTATCATTTGCGTACCAAGAAGTTCAGAATGGAACTGGTCACGCAGTACAAATTGCTCTTGATAATATTAAGGACAAAAATTATAAAGGAACGGTTTATATTTTTCCTGGCGATATGGGTCTAATTGATTCAAAAACGGTAAAATTTTTCAAAGAAGAGTTTGAAAAATCTAATGCTGATATGATGGTATTAACCGGGATTTTTGAAGGTGCGGTTGAAGATAATTATTACGGCAGAATTTTACACGTTAAGGATAAAGATGCAAAGAGTATAAAATTGAAAAATAAGAATAAGGTAATCAAAATACTCGAATACAAAGACATTCTTAGTCTTGATAAGAAAAAACCATATACAACAATCTATAGTAAAAAAAATTATAAGTTTACTCAGAAAGAGCTTCTAGAAAATCGGGAATTTAATTCCGGTGTTTATGCATTTAAGTTCAAGCCACTGAACGATCTAATTAGCAAAATTCAGAGCAACAATGTTCAAAATGAAATCTACCTAACGGATTTGATCGGGCTATTTAATAACAACGGATATTCGGTAGAAGCGATTAGCCTGCCTACCGGTAGGCAAGGTCCGCAAGAACAATATGTATTAATGGGCTTCAATAATAAATCCGTACTTAAAGAAATGGATGCCATAGCGCGTAAATTGACTTACGAAAAGCTGAAAGATATCATCACGATTGAAGACCAGGATGATTTTTTTATTGAAGAAAATGTTGTTGATGAAATTTTAAAGATGGATAAAGATGGAATTCCGTTGGATATACAAATCGGCAAAGGCGTTTACATTGGCAGAGATGTAAAATTAAACTATGCATTAAAGCTCTCAAAAAATGTTTTCTTAGAAGGAAAAATAAAACTTGGGAAAAATATTGTAGTTAAGGATAATGTCCAGATTTCTTGTTTCTATGGACAAACCATAAGCATAGATGATAACGTTGAAATTTATTCAGGCAATATTATAAAAGGGAATGTTCACATTGGGAAAAACTCAAAAATAAAATCCGGCGTTCGAATTTCGGGTAGTGATAATTTCCCGACGCACATTGGTTCAAATGTTACGGTAAAAGGTCTCTCATATATTTTCGGTTCATATGTTAGCGACAATATCATGATAGAACATTCTGTTATATCTAAAAAGAAACTAATTAAACCGGAAGGAATAAAAGCTGATATCTATCATGTAAAATATATTTTACCGGAAGCTGAAGGATTAGATGCAATACAAGATTTATAA